A stretch of the Rodentibacter haemolyticus genome encodes the following:
- a CDS encoding replicative DNA helicase yields MASQPKIKSSDKQTAQVSIPPHSLEAEQAVLGGIMLSNQHWDGIAERVIADDFYTFAHRAIFQAMEDLMLNQSPIDLITLDQALKKKGINEEVGGFAYLAELSNNTPNAINILAYADIVREKAILRELISVGNRIAENSYSPKGQDIKLILDEAEREVFAIAEKRSTSSEGPQNVITVLQNTIERIDTLSKSDNHSGVTGVTTGFTDLDRKTAGLQPSDLIIVAARPSMGKTTFAMNLCENAAMASDKPVLVFSLEMPAEQIMMRMIASLARVDQTKIRTGQGLDEIEWNKISSVFGMFKQKNNLYIDDSSGLTPTELRSRARRVYRENGGLSLIMVDYLQLMRAPAFSDNRTLEIAEISRSLKALAKELEVPVIALSQLNRTLEQRADKRPVNSDLRESGSIEQDADLIMFIYRDEVYHDNSEDKGVAEIIIGKQRNGPIGRVRLKFNGQFSRFDNLAEQREYHDDY; encoded by the coding sequence ATGGCATCTCAACCAAAAATTAAATCCTCCGACAAACAAACTGCACAAGTCAGCATCCCTCCTCATTCTCTTGAAGCGGAACAAGCCGTATTAGGAGGGATTATGCTAAGTAATCAACATTGGGATGGAATCGCCGAACGTGTGATTGCCGATGATTTCTATACTTTTGCCCATCGTGCGATTTTTCAAGCTATGGAAGATTTAATGCTTAATCAATCTCCCATTGATTTGATTACTCTGGATCAAGCCTTAAAAAAGAAAGGTATTAATGAAGAAGTGGGCGGCTTTGCTTATCTTGCCGAACTTTCTAACAATACACCGAATGCGATTAATATTTTAGCCTATGCGGATATTGTGCGGGAAAAAGCGATTTTACGTGAGCTGATTTCTGTCGGGAATCGGATTGCGGAAAACAGTTATTCACCAAAAGGGCAGGATATAAAACTTATTTTAGATGAAGCCGAGCGTGAAGTATTTGCTATTGCAGAAAAACGCAGCACTTCAAGTGAGGGACCGCAAAATGTCATCACCGTATTACAAAATACGATTGAGCGCATTGATACGTTAAGTAAATCGGACAATCATTCCGGGGTAACCGGCGTAACAACGGGCTTTACCGATCTTGATCGGAAAACCGCAGGGCTGCAGCCTTCGGATTTAATTATTGTTGCCGCCCGTCCTTCTATGGGGAAAACCACATTTGCTATGAATCTTTGTGAAAATGCGGCAATGGCAAGTGATAAACCCGTGTTGGTATTTAGTTTAGAGATGCCGGCAGAGCAAATTATGATGCGTATGATTGCTTCACTGGCACGGGTGGATCAAACCAAAATTCGTACCGGACAAGGCTTAGATGAAATTGAATGGAATAAAATCAGCAGTGTATTCGGTATGTTTAAACAGAAAAATAATCTTTACATTGATGATTCTTCCGGTCTAACCCCAACGGAATTGCGTTCTCGTGCACGCCGTGTTTATCGTGAAAACGGCGGGCTGAGTTTGATTATGGTGGATTACTTGCAGCTTATGCGCGCACCGGCATTTTCCGATAACCGTACCTTAGAAATTGCAGAAATTTCCCGTTCGTTAAAAGCCTTGGCAAAAGAACTGGAAGTACCGGTGATTGCACTTTCACAGCTAAATCGTACCTTGGAACAACGTGCCGATAAACGTCCGGTAAACTCCGATTTACGTGAATCCGGCTCTATTGAGCAAGATGCGGACTTAATTATGTTTATTTACCGTGATGAAGTTTATCACGATAATTCTGAAGATAAAGGTGTTGCCGAAATCATTATCGGTAAACAGCGTAACGGACCGATTGGTCGGGTACGTTTAAAATTTAACGGACAATTTTCACGTTTTGATAATCTTGCCGAGCAGCGTGAATATCATGATGATTATTAA
- the pepT gene encoding peptidase T: MEMNNYKNNLLNRFLHYLSFDTQSKPNAKHSPSSVGQMKLAQHLQKELIELGLQEVNVDKHAIVTAYLPSNRVELSHTIGFIAHLDTSPECSGKNVQAEVIENYRGGDIALGIGEEFISPVYYPFMHQLIGKTLIVTDGNTLLGADNKAGIAEIMTALEIIQKENLPHCNLRIAFTPDEEIGLGMQYFPIENFSCDWAYTIDGGEVGELEYENFNAATAKIYFTGRSMHTGYAKGKMINALALACDFHQGFSKDEVPEKTSGKEGFFHLNHFSGDIEKAELHYLIRDFDLQSFEQRKCFVENWTAKFNQEKGLKRPVECVIQDSYENMYEAVQKVPQAITIAEKAMDFCGIKAIHKPIRGGTDGAFLSERGLPCPNIFTGGYNFHSKHELISLEGMEKAVEVMIEITKFKKM, encoded by the coding sequence ATGGAAATGAATAATTATAAAAACAATTTGCTAAACCGCTTTTTGCATTATCTTTCTTTTGATACGCAGTCAAAGCCTAATGCGAAGCATTCCCCAAGTTCTGTCGGGCAAATGAAGTTGGCGCAACATCTGCAAAAAGAATTGATCGAACTGGGTTTACAAGAAGTAAACGTAGATAAACACGCTATCGTAACGGCTTATTTGCCTTCGAATAGAGTCGAATTGTCCCATACTATCGGCTTTATCGCGCATTTAGATACTTCTCCCGAATGTAGCGGCAAAAATGTGCAAGCGGAAGTGATTGAAAATTATCGGGGCGGAGACATTGCGCTTGGTATCGGCGAAGAATTTATCAGCCCGGTTTATTATCCGTTTATGCACCAATTGATTGGCAAAACCTTAATTGTGACGGACGGCAATACATTACTCGGTGCGGATAATAAAGCCGGAATAGCGGAAATTATGACCGCACTTGAGATAATTCAAAAAGAAAATTTACCCCATTGCAATCTACGAATCGCTTTCACGCCGGATGAAGAAATCGGTTTAGGTATGCAATATTTTCCAATAGAAAATTTTTCTTGTGATTGGGCATACACTATTGATGGCGGAGAAGTCGGCGAGCTGGAATACGAAAATTTTAATGCGGCAACCGCAAAAATTTATTTTACCGGAAGAAGTATGCACACCGGTTATGCAAAGGGAAAAATGATCAACGCGTTGGCATTGGCTTGTGATTTTCATCAAGGTTTTTCAAAAGATGAAGTACCGGAAAAAACGAGTGGGAAAGAGGGATTTTTTCATTTGAATCATTTTTCAGGCGATATTGAAAAAGCGGAACTCCACTATTTGATACGTGATTTTGATCTGCAATCTTTTGAGCAACGTAAATGCTTTGTGGAAAATTGGACAGCAAAATTTAACCAAGAAAAAGGATTGAAACGACCGGTTGAATGTGTGATTCAAGACAGTTACGAAAATATGTATGAAGCTGTTCAGAAAGTGCCGCAAGCCATTACTATTGCAGAAAAAGCGATGGATTTTTGTGGTATTAAAGCTATTCATAAACCTATCCGTGGCGGCACGGACGGCGCATTTTTATCCGAAAGAGGTTTACCTTGCCCGAACATTTTTACCGGAGGCTATAATTTTCACAGCAAACACGAATTAATTTCACTGGAAGGCATGGAAAAAGCGGTTGAAGTAATGATAGAAATCACAAAATTCAAGAAAATGTAA
- the potA gene encoding spermidine/putrescine ABC transporter ATP-binding protein PotA, protein MENSVQNKPIIELRSIKKSYGSNTIINDFNLTINNGEFVTILGPSGCGKTTVLRLLAGLEELDSGHIILDGEDITDVPAEKRHINTVFQSYALFPHMTIFENVAFGLRMQKVPEAEIKPRVLEALRMVQLEEMADRKPIQLSGGQQQRIAIARAVVNKPKVLLLDESLSALDYKLRKQMQYELKVLQRQLGITFIFVTHDQEEAITMSDRIVLLRKGKIAQDGSPREIYEEPANLFVARFIGEINVFEATVIERKSENVVLANVEGRICDIYTDMAVEKDQKLQVLLRPEDIVIEELDENEQSKAIIGHVIDRTYKGMTLESTVEFDHNGMRVLVSEFFNEDDPHMDHSVGQRVGITWHEGWEVVLNDEDNQ, encoded by the coding sequence GTGGAAAATTCGGTTCAAAACAAGCCTATTATCGAGCTTCGTTCTATCAAAAAATCCTACGGTTCCAACACCATTATTAACGATTTCAATTTAACCATTAATAACGGTGAATTCGTTACGATTCTTGGCCCTTCCGGCTGTGGTAAAACCACGGTGCTGCGTTTGTTGGCGGGCTTAGAAGAATTAGATTCAGGTCATATTATTTTGGATGGTGAAGACATCACCGATGTACCGGCGGAAAAACGTCATATTAATACGGTCTTCCAAAGTTATGCCCTGTTTCCACATATGACCATTTTTGAAAACGTGGCTTTTGGTTTACGTATGCAGAAAGTGCCGGAGGCGGAAATTAAGCCTCGCGTGTTGGAAGCATTACGTATGGTGCAACTGGAAGAAATGGCGGATCGCAAACCGATTCAATTATCAGGCGGTCAACAACAACGTATTGCTATTGCCCGCGCAGTGGTAAATAAACCTAAAGTTTTGTTGCTTGATGAATCTTTATCCGCATTGGACTATAAATTACGTAAGCAAATGCAATACGAACTTAAAGTTTTGCAACGCCAATTGGGCATTACCTTTATTTTCGTAACACACGATCAAGAAGAAGCGATCACGATGTCCGATCGAATCGTATTATTACGTAAAGGAAAAATTGCACAAGACGGCTCTCCACGTGAGATTTATGAAGAACCCGCAAACCTATTTGTTGCTCGCTTTATCGGTGAAATTAATGTGTTTGAAGCAACTGTAATCGAGCGTAAATCCGAAAATGTGGTTCTTGCCAATGTGGAAGGTCGTATATGTGATATTTACACCGATATGGCAGTGGAAAAAGATCAAAAACTTCAGGTGCTACTTCGTCCTGAAGATATCGTAATCGAAGAATTAGATGAAAACGAGCAGTCCAAAGCAATAATCGGCCACGTTATTGACCGCACTTATAAAGGTATGACATTGGAATCGACGGTAGAATTTGATCACAATGGTATGCGTGTTTTAGTAAGTGAATTCTTTAATGAAGATGATCCGCATATGGATCACAGTGTAGGACAGCGTGTAGGCATTACATGGCACGAAGGTTGGGAGGTTGTACTCAACGATGAAGATAATCAATAA
- the potB gene encoding spermidine/putrescine ABC transporter permease PotB, with the protein MKIINNKFQKITVAIIFGWLIFFVLIPNLLVLAVSFLTRDGSNFYSFPITIENYTNLFNPLYAQVVWNSLYMSGIATIICLLIGYPFAFMVSKINPKYRPLLLFLVVLPFWTNSLIRIYGLKVFLGVKGVLNTMLMDMGILSEPIRILNTEVAVIIGLVYLLLPFMILPLYSAIEKLDGRLLEAAKDLGANAVQRFFRVILPLTMPGIVAGCLLVLLPAMGMFYVADLLGGAKVLLVGNVIKSEFLISRNWPFGSAISIGLTILMALLIFVYYRANKLLNKKVELE; encoded by the coding sequence ATGAAGATAATCAATAATAAATTTCAGAAAATTACTGTTGCGATTATCTTCGGTTGGCTCATCTTCTTTGTGCTGATTCCAAATTTATTGGTTTTAGCCGTAAGTTTTTTAACCCGAGACGGTAGCAACTTTTATTCATTCCCGATTACGATTGAAAACTACACCAACTTGTTTAATCCGCTTTATGCGCAAGTAGTGTGGAATTCTTTGTATATGTCGGGCATTGCCACCATTATTTGCTTGTTGATCGGCTATCCGTTTGCCTTTATGGTAAGCAAAATAAACCCGAAATATCGACCGCTCTTATTGTTCCTTGTGGTTTTGCCTTTCTGGACAAACTCGCTGATTCGTATTTACGGGTTGAAAGTGTTTCTCGGCGTAAAAGGGGTCTTGAACACAATGCTGATGGATATGGGCATTTTGAGCGAACCTATTCGTATTTTAAATACGGAAGTTGCCGTAATTATCGGTTTGGTTTACTTATTGTTACCATTTATGATTCTGCCCCTTTATTCCGCCATTGAAAAATTGGACGGTCGCTTATTGGAAGCGGCAAAAGACTTAGGTGCAAATGCAGTTCAGCGTTTCTTCCGAGTTATTCTGCCGCTCACAATGCCGGGTATTGTTGCAGGCTGTCTATTGGTATTGTTGCCGGCAATGGGAATGTTCTATGTGGCAGACTTACTTGGCGGTGCAAAAGTATTACTTGTGGGTAATGTTATTAAGAGTGAGTTCTTAATTTCCCGTAACTGGCCGTTCGGTTCTGCAATCAGTATCGGCTTAACCATTTTAATGGCGTTGTTGATTTTCGTTTACTATCGTGCCAATAAACTATTGAATAAGAAAGTGGAGTTAGAATAA
- the potC gene encoding spermidine/putrescine ABC transporter permease PotC: MSRLLRNVFMFVVYAYLYIPIIILVTNSFNADRYGLNWKGFSWNWYERLFNNDTLIQAAIHSVTIAFFAATLATIVGGLTAIALYRYRFRGKQAVSGMLFIVMMSPDIVMAVSLLALFMVVGISLGFWSLLLAHVTFCLPYVTVTIFSRLNGFDAKMLEAAKDLGASELTILRKIILPLALPAVISGWLLSFTISLDDVVVSSFVSGVSYEILPLRIFSLVKTGVTPEVNALATIMIILSLALVILSQLITRKNNH, encoded by the coding sequence ATGAGCCGTTTACTGCGTAATGTATTTATGTTTGTGGTATACGCTTATTTGTATATCCCAATTATTATCTTAGTGACAAATTCCTTTAATGCCGACCGCTACGGATTAAACTGGAAAGGATTTAGTTGGAACTGGTATGAACGTTTATTTAACAATGACACCTTAATTCAAGCGGCAATCCACTCCGTAACTATCGCATTTTTTGCGGCAACATTAGCTACTATCGTGGGCGGATTAACGGCTATTGCGCTTTATCGTTATCGTTTCCGTGGTAAACAAGCCGTAAGCGGAATGCTATTTATCGTGATGATGTCGCCGGATATCGTTATGGCGGTTTCCTTACTTGCATTATTTATGGTGGTAGGAATTTCGCTAGGTTTCTGGTCGCTATTATTGGCACATGTTACTTTCTGTTTGCCTTATGTGACGGTAACCATCTTCTCACGCTTAAACGGTTTTGATGCAAAAATGTTAGAAGCGGCGAAAGATTTAGGTGCAAGCGAATTAACCATTTTGCGTAAAATTATCCTTCCGCTTGCTTTACCGGCAGTCATTTCAGGTTGGTTGCTAAGCTTTACCATTTCATTAGATGATGTTGTGGTTTCCTCTTTTGTAAGCGGTGTGAGTTACGAGATTTTACCATTGCGTATCTTCTCCTTAGTGAAAACCGGTGTAACACCTGAAGTGAATGCCCTTGCAACGATTATGATCATACTTTCGTTAGCATTGGTGATTCTAAGCCAGTTAATCACACGTAAAAATAATCACTAA
- a CDS encoding extracellular solute-binding protein, producing MKKFAGLITAGLVAATLTACNDKESKSATTSAPATANDTVYLYTWTEYVPDGLLDEFTKETGIKVIVSSLESNETMYAKLKTQGEAGGYDVIAPSNYFVSKMAREGMLKELDHNKLPVIKELDPDWLDKPYDKGNKYSLPQLLGAPGIAFNTDTYKGSEFTSWGDLWKPEFANKVQLLDDAREVFNIALLKIGQDPNTQDPAIIKQAYEELLKLRPNVLSFNSDNPANSFISGEVELGQLWNGSVRIAKKEQAPLNMVFPKEGPVLWVDTLAIPATSKNPDGAHKLINYMLGAKAAEKLTLAIGYPTANVEAKKVLPKEITEDPSIYPTAEVLKNSYWQDDVGDAIQYYEQYYQELKAAK from the coding sequence ATGAAAAAATTCGCAGGTTTAATTACTGCCGGTTTAGTAGCTGCAACCTTAACAGCTTGTAACGACAAAGAAAGCAAGTCAGCAACAACCAGTGCACCGGCTACTGCTAATGATACTGTGTATCTCTATACTTGGACAGAATATGTGCCGGACGGTCTTTTAGATGAATTCACAAAAGAAACCGGTATCAAAGTCATCGTTTCAAGCCTTGAATCGAATGAAACTATGTATGCAAAACTCAAAACCCAAGGCGAAGCCGGCGGTTATGATGTGATAGCACCGTCTAACTACTTTGTGTCTAAAATGGCACGTGAAGGTATGTTAAAAGAACTTGATCACAACAAATTACCTGTAATTAAAGAATTAGATCCTGATTGGCTTGATAAACCTTATGATAAAGGTAACAAATATTCATTACCGCAACTATTAGGTGCACCGGGTATTGCATTCAATACCGATACTTATAAAGGTTCGGAATTTACCTCTTGGGGTGATTTATGGAAACCTGAATTTGCGAATAAAGTGCAATTATTAGATGATGCCCGTGAAGTATTCAACATCGCATTATTAAAAATCGGTCAAGATCCAAACACGCAAGATCCTGCGATCATCAAACAAGCCTATGAAGAATTATTGAAATTACGTCCAAACGTACTTTCTTTTAATTCTGACAATCCTGCAAACTCTTTCATTTCAGGTGAAGTTGAATTAGGTCAATTGTGGAACGGTTCCGTGCGTATTGCGAAAAAAGAACAAGCACCGCTGAATATGGTATTCCCGAAAGAAGGTCCTGTGCTTTGGGTTGATACGCTCGCAATTCCTGCGACTTCTAAAAATCCTGATGGTGCGCACAAACTTATCAACTATATGTTAGGTGCAAAAGCAGCTGAGAAATTAACCTTAGCGATTGGCTACCCGACAGCAAACGTTGAAGCCAAAAAAGTATTGCCGAAAGAAATTACCGAAGATCCTTCAATCTACCCGACTGCCGAAGTGTTAAAAAACAGCTACTGGCAAGATGACGTAGGTGATGCGATTCAATACTACGAACAATACTACCAAGAGTTAAAAGCGGCTAAATAA